TTGCCGACGTCGATCGTGAGCAGCATGGCCGTTACTCCGCCTCGCGCAGGTCCAGGCCGATGTCGAGGATCGGCGCGGAGTGGGTGAGGGCGCCGACGGCCAGGAAGTCCACGCCGGTGTCGGCGTACGCGCGCGCGTTGTCGAGCGTGAGCCGGCCGGAGGCCTCCAGCAGGGCCCGGCCGCCCACGACCGCGACGGCCTCCTCGCACTCCCCGGGCGTGAAGTTGTCCAGCAGGATCAGGTCGGCGCCCGCGTCGACGACCTCGCGCAGCTGGTGCAGGGTGTCGACCTCGACCTCGATCGGCACGTCCGGGAAGGCCTCCCGCACGGCCTCGAAGGCCTGGGCGACGCCGCCGGCGGCCACCACGTGGTTGTCCTTCACCAGGGCCGCGTCGGACAGTGACATGCGGTGGTTGACGCCGCCGCCGCAGCGCACCGCGAACTTCTCCAGCGACCTGAGGCCCGGGGTGGTCTTGCGGGTGTCGCGGACCCTGGTCCGGCTGCCCTCCAGCAGGTCCGCCCACGCGCGCGTGGCGGTCGCGATGCCGGACAGGCGGCACAGGATGTTGAGCGCGCTGCGCTCGGCGGTGAGCAGGTCGCGCGTGCGCGTGGTGACCGACAGCAGCTTCTGCCCGGCCTCGACCCGGTCGCCGTCCTCGACGTGCCGCTCGACCTCGAACTCGTCCGTGCACACCACGGAGACCACGGCCTCGGCGACCCTGAGGCCGGCGACCACACCGGCCTCGCGCGCGGTGAAGTCGGCGGTGGCCACCGCGTCCTCGGGGATGGTCGCGACGGTGGTCACGTCCACACCGCCGTCCAGGTCCTCCTGGATGGCGACGTTGGCGATGTCCTCGACCTCGACGGGGTCGAGCCCGGCCGCGGTCAGCAGTTCGGCGAGCGCGGGGTCGAGCCCGCTCTCCAGGTACTCCTCGTCGCCGTCCGCGCCGCAGGCGCAGCCGTCGCCGCAGCCGCCGGTCGGGGCGAGGGGAAGGTCGTCGGTGCTCACGTCTGTCACTGCTCCTGGGAACGCGGGGTGGGCCGGGTGGGGGGAAGTCTGCGGTGTCGGTGGTGCGGACGGCCAGCGACCGGTCGGGGTCGAGCCGCAGGACGATGTGGCGCCGCCAGCGGGCGTCGTCGCGGTCGGCGCGGTCCTCGCGCCAGTGGCAGCCGCGGGTCTCCTCGCGCGTCAGGGCGGCGGCCACCAGGACGCGGGCCACGCACAGGAGGTTGGTGGCCTCCCAGGTGTCCACGCCGGGCTCGGCGGTCTTGCCGTTCTCGGCGAGGGCGTCGCGGGCCTCGGTGTGCAGCCGAC
This is a stretch of genomic DNA from Streptomyces sp. TG1A-8. It encodes these proteins:
- the nadC gene encoding carboxylating nicotinate-nucleotide diphosphorylase; its protein translation is MSTDDLPLAPTGGCGDGCACGADGDEEYLESGLDPALAELLTAAGLDPVEVEDIANVAIQEDLDGGVDVTTVATIPEDAVATADFTAREAGVVAGLRVAEAVVSVVCTDEFEVERHVEDGDRVEAGQKLLSVTTRTRDLLTAERSALNILCRLSGIATATRAWADLLEGSRTRVRDTRKTTPGLRSLEKFAVRCGGGVNHRMSLSDAALVKDNHVVAAGGVAQAFEAVREAFPDVPIEVEVDTLHQLREVVDAGADLILLDNFTPGECEEAVAVVGGRALLEASGRLTLDNARAYADTGVDFLAVGALTHSAPILDIGLDLREAE